From a region of the Campylobacter showae genome:
- a CDS encoding MotA/TolQ/ExbB proton channel family protein produces MAKILVIIFSFCLLFGENNVSEFEKSSDSQVAFDVNSSQTGLKFGAEQNLTDIASNSQAPSIDLSFISLFKNAHIVVKIVICVLILFSVITWTIFIVKFIQFKLAFRRLKFDENTVKDASDWRVLKLKKKSFAVDFIRELEDESKKSVKFDENMKSRVKQRLDLKKSSLANVMRGWVGVLASIGSSAPFVGLFGTVWGIMNSFVGIANSNNASLSVVAPGIAEALFATALGLVAAIPAVLVYNYLVRCSVKFNAHLGLLSSQIYLIFDRLAAENE; encoded by the coding sequence ATGGCTAAAATTTTAGTGATTATTTTTTCTTTTTGTTTGTTGTTTGGTGAAAATAACGTAAGCGAATTTGAAAAATCAAGCGATAGCCAAGTAGCGTTTGATGTAAATTCATCTCAAACTGGCTTGAAATTTGGCGCGGAACAAAATTTGACCGACATCGCCTCAAATTCTCAGGCGCCGAGCATAGATTTGTCATTTATTTCGCTTTTTAAGAACGCACATATAGTCGTAAAGATTGTTATATGCGTTTTGATTTTATTTTCCGTCATTACGTGGACGATTTTTATCGTCAAATTTATCCAGTTTAAGCTGGCATTTCGTAGACTCAAATTTGACGAAAACACTGTAAAAGATGCGTCTGATTGGCGGGTTTTAAAGTTAAAGAAAAAGAGTTTTGCAGTGGATTTTATAAGAGAACTTGAGGATGAGAGCAAAAAAAGCGTCAAATTTGACGAAAATATGAAATCGCGAGTAAAACAAAGGCTTGATCTTAAAAAATCGTCGCTCGCGAACGTGATGAGAGGGTGGGTTGGAGTGCTCGCTAGCATCGGCTCGTCTGCACCTTTTGTCGGGCTTTTTGGGACGGTTTGGGGCATAATGAACAGCTTTGTGGGTATAGCAAACAGCAACAACGCCAGCCTAAGCGTGGTGGCTCCTGGTATTGCAGAGGCGCTTTTTGCCACAGCTCTTGGACTCGTAGCCGCGATACCAGCAGTTTTGGTTTATAACTATCTGGTGCGGTGTAGCGTTAAATTTAATGCTCATTTAGGGCTGCTTAGTTCTCAAATTTATTTGATATTTGATAGACTGGCTGCGGAAAATGAATAG
- a CDS encoding helicase — protein MNINGQLLNLQTHRKVAKIGMSVTLATVCLTALGLKGRNKSRCEKLHTIAGIAFVGFSLYHAGLYENGIFRNMIVNANKKNAEAKRLASDDQDK, from the coding sequence ATGAACATAAACGGACAACTTTTAAATTTACAAACCCATAGAAAAGTCGCAAAAATCGGCATGAGCGTCACTCTAGCCACAGTTTGCCTAACGGCGCTGGGACTTAAAGGCAGAAACAAAAGCCGCTGCGAGAAGCTACATACGATCGCAGGTATCGCATTCGTGGGCTTTTCGCTCTATCACGCGGGGCTTTACGAAAACGGCATCTTTAGAAATATGATCGTAAACGCAAATAAGAAAAACGCCGAGGCAAAAAGGCTAGCAAGCGATGATCAAGATAAGTGA
- a CDS encoding TonB-dependent receptor domain-containing protein, with the protein MNSFKFNIACILAICLASADAKDVDFSTLEVSATEVKNSEKAFSTPGAVSSREDIRSENQSIDSVVRSLPGSYTQIDQSQGSVSVNIRGLTGLGRVNTMIDGVTQTYYGTSSDTGGVHNFTGNIGTSAFGALIDQNFLVGIDIERGSFSGAQNGLMGSANFRTIGINDVITDDHIFGFLGRYSYGSNGVGPSYMGSVAAKKEFDGGQSLGVLFGYSGKKISQDYKIGGGGKIKDNDKDIDGDGMPDLPTALDTDSLEQRPKSYLFKLEYDSEINKAILTYRRYSNYLAKRDITSDNYQLDYRFDPYSDLIDINLLLSYNKIRQIYDKKARLAWADLEKGMKFKNSSLVFDLSNTFLFDITDKLKFSSKLGINALNNEYKRITGDEAYSTLRTAYPIPNGKQKIFNYYLDNSLEYDIFTFDANLNLVNWKTSGIKGKCLAGNPYCSPQEAGDFKRKDTDLNYSLMASAKIDELFSPFISYERTTRPLNVQELFSSGSVYEDINTGLKPETAKTYQIGFNSHKHGIFSDDDVFGLKAVYYNTKIKNFIYDRIIGYTNAGGDVTMFLARLNDKATLKGFELEFLYDMDVFYAKASYTRQKSSYQPSDSFALDWTNGPASGTTQFSELPKYYATIDVGTRLFNEKLVIGSIAKITGKAKRINPKFNWGAFDENDPRFKIINTQELPKIPTIFDFYLTFEPIKNLTFKFEVQNIFDKNYMDALYTYNSSYSSDVFNDDITIFNNAARGRTILGSFEYRY; encoded by the coding sequence ATGAATAGTTTTAAATTTAACATAGCTTGCATATTGGCTATTTGTTTAGCGAGCGCTGACGCAAAAGACGTCGATTTTAGTACCTTGGAAGTCTCGGCTACTGAGGTCAAAAATAGCGAAAAGGCGTTTTCGACGCCTGGAGCCGTTAGTTCGCGAGAGGATATTAGAAGCGAAAATCAAAGTATAGACTCCGTAGTCAGAAGCTTGCCAGGCAGCTACACGCAAATAGACCAATCCCAGGGCAGCGTGTCCGTAAATATCCGCGGGCTTACAGGGCTTGGGCGCGTAAACACGATGATAGATGGAGTTACACAGACTTATTACGGTACGTCGAGCGATACGGGTGGGGTTCATAACTTTACCGGCAACATTGGCACTTCAGCCTTTGGAGCACTCATAGATCAAAATTTCCTAGTAGGTATAGACATCGAGAGAGGAAGTTTTAGCGGTGCTCAAAACGGACTTATGGGAAGTGCGAATTTTAGAACCATAGGCATAAATGACGTTATAACTGACGACCACATTTTTGGCTTTTTAGGTAGATATAGCTATGGCTCAAACGGCGTGGGGCCAAGCTATATGGGTAGTGTCGCGGCAAAAAAAGAATTTGACGGCGGACAAAGCCTGGGCGTACTTTTTGGATATAGCGGTAAAAAAATCTCGCAAGACTATAAGATAGGCGGCGGTGGCAAAATAAAAGACAATGATAAAGACATCGACGGAGACGGCATGCCTGATTTGCCTACGGCGTTAGATACCGATTCGCTGGAGCAGCGTCCTAAAAGCTATCTTTTTAAGCTGGAATACGATAGTGAGATAAACAAAGCTATTTTGACATACAGGAGGTATAGCAATTATCTAGCTAAAAGAGATATAACCAGCGACAACTATCAGCTTGATTATCGTTTTGATCCGTATTCTGACCTGATCGATATAAATTTGCTCTTATCTTATAATAAAATCAGACAAATTTACGATAAAAAAGCAAGACTGGCGTGGGCGGATCTTGAAAAAGGGATGAAATTTAAAAATAGTTCTCTGGTTTTTGATCTTAGCAATACCTTTTTGTTTGATATAACAGATAAGCTTAAATTTAGCTCAAAACTAGGCATAAATGCCCTAAATAACGAATATAAACGCATTACGGGAGACGAGGCGTACTCTACGCTTAGAACGGCGTATCCTATACCAAACGGTAAACAAAAGATATTTAATTATTATTTAGATAATTCGCTTGAGTACGACATTTTTACCTTCGATGCAAATTTAAATCTCGTAAATTGGAAAACGAGCGGTATAAAAGGCAAATGCTTAGCAGGGAATCCTTACTGCTCTCCACAAGAGGCCGGAGACTTTAAAAGAAAAGATACCGATTTAAACTATTCTCTTATGGCTTCAGCCAAGATTGACGAGTTGTTTTCGCCGTTTATCAGCTACGAAAGGACGACTAGGCCGCTAAACGTACAGGAACTTTTTTCTTCCGGCTCTGTTTATGAAGATATAAACACCGGGCTAAAACCAGAAACGGCAAAAACCTATCAGATCGGCTTTAATAGCCACAAGCACGGTATTTTTTCAGACGATGACGTTTTTGGGCTTAAAGCTGTTTACTATAACACTAAAATAAAAAATTTTATCTACGACAGGATAATCGGCTACACAAATGCTGGCGGCGACGTTACGATGTTTTTGGCTAGATTAAATGACAAAGCCACCTTAAAAGGCTTTGAGCTTGAGTTTTTATACGATATGGACGTATTTTACGCCAAAGCCTCATACACTCGTCAAAAATCCTCCTATCAGCCCTCAGATAGTTTTGCGCTAGACTGGACGAACGGACCTGCTAGTGGAACTACACAGTTTAGCGAACTGCCGAAATATTACGCTACGATAGACGTTGGAACTAGGCTTTTTAATGAAAAGTTAGTTATTGGTTCTATAGCCAAAATTACTGGTAAGGCAAAAAGGATAAATCCTAAATTTAACTGGGGTGCTTTTGACGAAAATGATCCGAGATTTAAGATTATCAATACGCAAGAACTGCCAAAAATCCCGACTATTTTCGATTTTTACCTCACCTTCGAGCCGATTAAAAATTTAACCTTTAAATTTGAAGTGCAAAACATATTCGACAAAAACTACATGGATGCGCTTTATACTTATAACTCATCTTACTCAAGCGACGTATTTAACGACGATATCACTATCTTTAACAATGCTGCCAGGGGTAGGACGATACTGGGAAGTTTTGAGTATAGATATTAA
- a CDS encoding biopolymer transporter ExbD encodes MNSEEELSEINVTPFIDVMLVLLIIFMVVTPIVTSSVKVELPKSVAKQKEDVNKPIILSINDKFEIYLGSQAVLAENIAQALDIKSGRNYEAIVYFHVDKSVPYEILINAVERVKIAGYTKIAFSTKVVN; translated from the coding sequence ATGAATAGCGAAGAAGAGCTAAGCGAGATAAACGTAACGCCTTTTATCGACGTTATGCTAGTACTTTTGATTATATTTATGGTAGTTACGCCCATAGTAACCAGTTCTGTGAAAGTCGAGCTGCCAAAATCTGTTGCCAAACAAAAAGAGGATGTAAATAAGCCTATAATCTTAAGCATAAACGATAAATTCGAAATTTATTTGGGCAGTCAAGCCGTTTTAGCGGAGAATATCGCGCAGGCGCTGGATATAAAAAGCGGACGCAACTATGAGGCGATAGTGTATTTTCACGTCGATAAAAGCGTGCCTTATGAGATTTTGATCAATGCCGTCGAGCGAGTGAAGATAGCCGGATATACCAAAATAGCCTTTTCGACAAAGGTTGTAAACTGA
- a CDS encoding energy transducer TonB codes for MKIPRLAWVFAFILASALHAALFVFIANSGKAINLEQNFGGFDYPIKNDQIESIMIISDLSIGDFKEIAVNSQKSSAPQPEETEAKEEEKPEVASLEEIKSQIEVVKKQETPKKIKPKIKPKKIVKKPVKIAKETNKKSNEDTQKVSNLDSDINSVAKDNVASAPVSGSGTRIVGSFAGSGADKKSWQGMVVSHLNKHKKYPSDALLSGFEGVVYVKVKIAANGEVLSVLLTKGSKFEILNNEATELFSRASPLPSPPSEMMGSDHDLTLNFPIEFNIKKYKASKK; via the coding sequence ATGAAAATTCCACGTCTTGCTTGGGTATTTGCTTTTATTCTTGCTTCAGCGTTGCATGCGGCGCTTTTTGTTTTTATCGCAAATAGCGGCAAGGCTATAAATTTGGAGCAGAATTTCGGTGGCTTTGATTATCCGATAAAAAACGACCAAATCGAGTCGATTATGATAATTTCAGATCTGTCGATAGGCGATTTCAAAGAGATCGCCGTAAATTCTCAAAAATCCTCCGCACCGCAACCTGAAGAAACAGAGGCCAAAGAAGAGGAAAAGCCAGAGGTAGCCTCGTTAGAGGAGATAAAATCTCAAATCGAAGTCGTAAAAAAACAGGAAACGCCAAAAAAAATAAAACCTAAAATAAAACCGAAGAAAATAGTAAAAAAACCAGTAAAAATCGCCAAGGAAACAAACAAAAAAAGCAATGAAGACACACAAAAAGTTTCAAATTTGGACTCGGATATAAACTCCGTAGCCAAGGATAACGTAGCTTCGGCGCCCGTTAGCGGTAGCGGAACTAGGATAGTCGGCAGTTTTGCAGGTTCCGGCGCAGATAAAAAAAGTTGGCAAGGTATGGTTGTGTCCCACTTAAACAAGCACAAAAAATACCCGAGCGACGCTCTTCTAAGTGGATTTGAAGGTGTCGTTTACGTAAAAGTAAAAATAGCAGCTAACGGCGAAGTGCTAAGCGTTTTATTGACTAAAGGGAGCAAATTTGAGATTTTAAACAACGAAGCGACGGAGCTTTTTAGCCGCGCTTCACCCCTGCCGTCACCTCCTAGTGAAATGATGGGCTCAGATCACGATCTGACGTTAAATTTTCCAATCGAATTTAATATAAAAAAATATAAAGCCTCAAAAAAATAA
- the modD gene encoding ModD protein has protein sequence MIKISDAEILAYIGEDLPYFDLTTSLQGIRKNAVLTILPREDVTVSCVDVAAGVARLLDCKAQICVPNSAVVAAKEPIVKISGSYDGVHKAWKLAQICLEYACKIATYARAMNEAAKNVNPKCEILATRKSFPFAKKFCLKAVLEGGCGIHRLNLSDSVLFFKNHIKAYDSYDEFLAQISTFKAKAPERKIAAECENLDDCEALLRAGTDVVQCDKFTLEAVKRAVDLRDKIAPNAALVASGGINLKNVREFASAGADALVTSAMYTQGMADITAVLEIV, from the coding sequence ATGATCAAGATAAGTGATGCAGAAATTTTAGCCTACATCGGCGAAGACCTGCCCTACTTTGATCTTACAACCTCGCTTCAAGGCATCCGTAAAAACGCCGTTTTAACCATACTGCCGCGCGAGGACGTGACGGTTAGCTGCGTAGACGTAGCGGCGGGTGTCGCGCGTTTGCTAGACTGCAAGGCACAAATTTGCGTCCCAAACTCCGCCGTCGTAGCCGCAAAAGAGCCGATCGTAAAAATCAGCGGCAGCTACGACGGCGTACACAAAGCCTGGAAGTTAGCGCAAATTTGCCTAGAGTACGCCTGCAAGATCGCCACCTACGCAAGAGCGATGAACGAGGCGGCAAAAAACGTAAATCCAAAATGCGAAATCCTAGCCACGCGCAAGAGTTTCCCGTTTGCTAAGAAATTTTGCCTAAAAGCCGTGCTTGAGGGCGGCTGCGGCATACATAGACTAAATTTGAGCGATAGCGTGCTGTTTTTTAAAAATCACATCAAGGCTTACGATTCGTATGATGAGTTTTTGGCTCAAATTTCAACCTTTAAAGCAAAAGCTCCCGAACGTAAAATCGCCGCCGAATGCGAAAATTTAGACGACTGCGAAGCGCTTTTAAGAGCGGGCACCGACGTCGTGCAGTGCGATAAATTTACGCTAGAAGCGGTAAAGCGAGCAGTAGACTTGCGAGATAAAATCGCTCCAAACGCAGCCCTAGTCGCAAGCGGCGGGATAAATCTAAAAAACGTCCGAGAATTTGCTAGCGCCGGCGCGGACGCACTCGTTACGTCAGCGATGTACACGCAAGGCATGGCCGACATTACCGCGGTTTTAGAGATAGTATAA
- a CDS encoding alanine/glycine:cation symporter family protein — translation MNDEMSLANDFLYGYFLVIVLVLTGIYFSYITRFVQFRMFFEACKVLVEKKDKYNKHHLTPFQALMISTASRVGIGNIAGISAAIVAGGPGALFWMCLMAFLGAASAFAESTLAQIYKTKDVFGFKGGPAYYIKNGLGIKWMASLFAVILIITYAYGFNGLQSYTMTSAFQIYYDQSAGATSFSDSGLPVGIGIILTAFAAVMFFSKSHVIGKVSSYIVPFMALAYILLAFIAICLNLDKLPSVFDMIIKSAFDFKAIFGGFAGSVIVYGIKRGLFSNEAGMGSAPNAAAAAHTSHPVKQGLVQAMAVFIDMTICVASGMIVLFSQAYITKQTDAGGEPLTALPLVQAAMREYFGEIGLHFTTLAVVLFAITSLIGNYYYAQANIKYLTKNHKIAIAFKLTAVAMIFVGAQMNLTISWNIADITMAAMATINIAAIFMLSKVMIKALKDYESQRKAGLNPEFDPESIGIANTTCWRKK, via the coding sequence ATGAACGACGAGATGTCGCTAGCCAACGACTTTTTATACGGCTATTTTTTGGTTATCGTGCTCGTTCTTACCGGTATTTATTTTAGCTATATTACTAGATTCGTGCAGTTTAGGATGTTTTTCGAGGCGTGCAAAGTCCTAGTCGAGAAAAAGGACAAATACAACAAGCACCACCTCACGCCTTTTCAAGCGCTTATGATCTCCACCGCCTCGCGCGTGGGCATCGGAAATATCGCCGGCATCTCCGCCGCTATCGTAGCTGGAGGACCTGGCGCGCTATTTTGGATGTGTTTGATGGCGTTTTTGGGCGCGGCTTCAGCATTTGCCGAGAGTACGCTAGCTCAAATTTACAAGACCAAAGACGTATTCGGCTTTAAGGGCGGCCCGGCATACTACATCAAAAACGGCCTAGGCATCAAGTGGATGGCAAGTCTTTTTGCCGTCATTCTCATCATCACGTACGCATACGGATTTAACGGCCTGCAAAGCTACACCATGACCTCCGCCTTTCAAATTTACTACGACCAAAGCGCGGGTGCTACGAGCTTTAGCGATAGCGGCCTACCCGTGGGTATCGGTATTATCCTAACAGCATTTGCGGCGGTGATGTTTTTTAGTAAGAGTCACGTCATCGGCAAGGTTAGCTCTTATATCGTGCCTTTTATGGCGCTTGCTTATATCTTGCTAGCCTTTATCGCGATATGCTTAAATTTAGACAAGCTCCCGTCCGTCTTTGATATGATTATAAAAAGCGCCTTTGATTTTAAGGCGATATTCGGCGGATTTGCCGGTAGCGTGATCGTCTACGGTATCAAGCGCGGACTGTTTTCAAACGAAGCGGGCATGGGTTCTGCGCCAAACGCAGCAGCCGCTGCCCACACTAGCCACCCCGTAAAGCAAGGACTCGTGCAGGCGATGGCGGTTTTTATAGATATGACGATCTGCGTGGCTTCCGGTATGATAGTGCTTTTCTCGCAGGCTTATATCACAAAGCAAACGGATGCCGGCGGCGAGCCGCTCACCGCTCTTCCTTTAGTTCAGGCTGCTATGCGCGAGTACTTCGGCGAGATAGGGCTACACTTTACGACGCTTGCGGTGGTACTTTTTGCTATCACGTCGCTGATCGGCAACTACTACTACGCACAGGCAAATATCAAATACCTCACCAAAAACCACAAAATCGCCATAGCCTTTAAGCTAACGGCGGTCGCGATGATATTTGTCGGAGCGCAGATGAACCTAACTATCTCCTGGAATATCGCCGATATCACGATGGCGGCGATGGCTACGATAAATATCGCTGCGATCTTTATGCTATCAAAAGTCATGATAAAAGCCCTAAAAGACTACGAATCGCAAAGAAAAGCGGGGCTAAATCCGGAATTTGACCCTGAAAGCATAGGCATCGCAAACACAACTTGCTGGAGAAAAAAATGA
- a CDS encoding EamA family transporter codes for MKKLIFVTVLWAFSFSLIGEFLAGRVDSYFAAFSRVALALGVFLPFMIKDFIVQNLALYAKVAAIGAIQIGAMYIFYYNSFAYLSVAEVALFTIFTPFYVSVVYDVLAGRLRLLYLFSVGTAVLGALIIKYGNVNSGFWHGFLLVQGANLCFGVGQSAYKFLLEKRDFNEQRGVFGYFFVGAAAVTGIAFAMFGNPEKINLDLTQGAVLLWLGIGASGLGYFLWNKGACEVDSGTLAIMNNALIPAAIIVNLVFWHKDADILRLCLGGTVIYISLLIHNKIIAHYERASVEAK; via the coding sequence GTGAAAAAATTGATCTTTGTTACGGTGCTTTGGGCGTTTAGTTTTAGCCTCATCGGCGAGTTTTTGGCGGGGCGAGTGGATAGCTACTTCGCCGCATTTTCGCGCGTAGCGCTAGCGCTTGGCGTATTTTTGCCCTTTATGATTAAGGATTTTATCGTGCAAAATCTCGCCCTCTACGCCAAAGTAGCCGCGATCGGCGCGATTCAGATCGGCGCGATGTATATCTTTTACTACAACTCGTTTGCCTACCTTAGCGTCGCCGAGGTCGCGCTCTTTACGATATTTACGCCGTTTTACGTGAGCGTGGTTTACGATGTGCTCGCAGGTAGGCTTAGGCTGCTGTATCTGTTTAGCGTTGGCACGGCGGTTTTAGGCGCGCTCATCATCAAGTACGGTAACGTAAATAGCGGCTTTTGGCACGGATTTTTGCTCGTGCAGGGGGCAAATTTATGCTTTGGCGTCGGACAGAGTGCGTATAAATTTTTGCTAGAAAAGCGCGATTTTAACGAGCAAAGAGGGGTTTTTGGCTACTTTTTCGTAGGGGCCGCGGCGGTTACGGGCATAGCCTTTGCTATGTTTGGCAATCCTGAAAAAATCAACCTCGACCTCACGCAAGGCGCAGTACTGCTTTGGCTAGGCATCGGAGCTAGCGGTCTAGGATACTTTTTATGGAACAAAGGCGCATGCGAGGTAGATAGCGGCACTCTAGCTATCATGAATAACGCTCTCATACCTGCGGCCATCATCGTAAATTTAGTATTTTGGCACAAAGACGCGGACATACTAAGACTCTGCCTAGGCGGTACTGTGATTTATATCTCGCTACTCATTCACAACAAAATCATCGCACACTATGAGCGAGCAAGCGTAGAGGCAAAATAG